A window of Massilia sp. NR 4-1 genomic DNA:
GGCCCGCCTGGCTTCCTGATTCCGTAACGCGAGAGGATAGCCATGGCAGCACGCAACAGGCAGCGCCCATACGGCGCGATGAAGGCATTCGCGCTGGCGGCGCTGGCACTGGCCGTAGCCGGTCAATCCGCTGCGCAGGGTACAGGCGCCGCGCCTTCTCCCGGCGCGGGCTGGCAAGCCGGCGCCGCCGATGCGCCCATTCCGACCCAATCCGGGGCGGTGGCGGAGCAGGAAACCGGCCGCCGTCTGGCTGCGCTGCGCCAGCTGCCGCTGGCCAGCGGCGAGGCGGCCATCCACGCGCAGCGCCGCCAGCTCGATAACAACTGGCGCTATTTCGGCGACAACCGGAGCGCCGCCTTGCCCGTGCTGCGGCGCGAGCTGGCCGCCGAGCTGCGCAAACCGAAGCCGCAAGCCTTGCTGCTGCTGGAAACCGGCTACTTCCTGCGCCAATTGGGTGAGCCTGCCGACCGCGCGCTGGCGATGCAGGCCTTGTTGGCGCTGGACGCCAGCGACCCGGCCATCGCGCAAAACAGCGCCCAGCTGTTCCGCTTCGTCCACCTGAGCGCGCAGGAGCGCGATGTGCGCCTGCTGCCGCTGATCGACAAAGTCTTCCTGCGCGGGAAGGTCACGGTCTTCATTCCGCAGCATGGTTTCACGGTCGACGAGACCTCGGTCTGCGTCTTCCTGTACGGCCAGTATGGCCGCGCCGGCGAAGCCCATCTGCGCGCGCTGCTGGGCGATGCCGGCATCGCCAACAAGGTGCTGGAAATCCTGATCTGGACCGGTTCGCCCGACAGCGTGCCGGCCGTGGCGGCACTGCTGCAAACCAATCGCGACGCCGATACCTTCTCGCGCGCCCTCAGCTTCCTGCTGCGCAGTGGCGGCCCGCAGGGCAGGGATGCTTTGCTTGCCTTCGATCCGCGCCAGCTGGAAGGCAAGCCGCGCCAGTTCTACGAGCAGATCCAGCCGCAATTGCGCGAGACCAGCTTCGCCACCCTGCGCGAGCAGCTCGATGAATTACCTGTGGCGCCATCGGCCGGCGGCAAGGCGCAGAATTCCCGCCCCGGGCTGGACGACGCCGGCATGCGCCTGCGCCTGAACGAGGTCTACGAGCACTACGGCCGCTACGAAAACGTGCAGCCGGCGGAGATCGCGACCTCCACCTTGCCCGGCGATTTCCTGATCGGACAGATCGCCCGCATCCGCGAACGCAGCTTCCTGCGCGTGACCGGCGAGGCGCTGAGCGACATCGATATGAGCAATACCCTGTTGAATACCCTGCGCTACCGCCCCGACGCGGCCGGCGCCAAGCCTTGAAGGAGCTGTTTTGCCAAACGCGCCATTGGATGAACGACCAGCCGATTTGCCACTGGACGAAGGCGTGGCGCTGACGCTGCATGCGGCGTCGGTGCCGGTATTCCTGCACTATCTGGAGCGGCTGGATGCTCTGGTGACGCTCGCCGAGCGGCACGAAGCAGGGCGGGCGGCGGGCGCCTCCCTGCTGCATGCCGCGCTGGCCGAGGGCATGTTCGCCTTTGCCCAGCAGGTGCAGATCGCCGCCGGGTTTGCCGTGCGCGCCTGCTGCCCCTTGCTGGACATCGAGCCGCCGCAGCTGGCCGGGGGCGACGGCAGCTGGCATCAGCTGCACGCGCGGATCGGCGCGGTGCGCGCCTTTCTCGCTGCAATCGATGCGGAGCGGATGAACGCCAGCGCGCGGCGCGAATTGAGCACGGTCGCCGGCCGCGCCTCGCCCAGCTTCAACGGCGCCGACTTCGTCTTGCGCTATGTCTTGCCCAACTTCTTCTTCCACCTCGCCATGGCGTATGCCATCCTGCGCAAGGAAGGCCTGCCGGTCGGCAAGCAGGACTTCGACGGCTACCATGCCTACCCGGCCGGATTCAGTTTTCTATAGCTCTTAGCGGCGCCGCTACCGGCTGCGCAGCCCGGCTTCGTCCGGTTTGCGCTGCCGTATCCATTCACTTTTCGACCAACTGCCGCCGCCTCACTCCCTGGTGCGGCGGCGTCCAACTATTTCCAAAACCCATGATAATTCCTAATTGAAATTGTCAAATTGAAATGCTATAGTCGCCCGGAATTATCTTTTAGTAAATTATTTCCGGCAACTAAGTTTGGCGCAGATGCCGCTTGCCGCCGGTTTCTAATAAAAAGGGGGCGGGATGAGGTATCCGCGATATACCAAGACGACGATGATGCTGCTGGCGGCTTGCCTGACTCTGTCGGCGGCGCAGGCCCAGACGGCCAAGGCACCGAAACCGCAGGCCGTGGCGCAGAAAAAAACCGCCGCGGCGCTGGCTGCGGGCGACGAGTTGCCCAGCAATACACTGACCGCGCACGCCGGCTTGCAGAGCCAGTATGGCGGCCGCGCCGCGGCGCGCGGCTTTCATGAAGTAGTGGACCCATACAGCGGCAATCTGACGGTCAAGATGGAAGCGCTGACGGTGCCCGGCAATGGCGGCCAGGACATCGCCGTCGGCTGGACCTATAAGATGGAAGGCCTGTCCAACTACGGCAGCAGCAGTCCGGCGGTCGACAGCAAGGCGGCTTTTTCGACCGCGGGCCATGCGCCCTGGCAGCTCGATGTGGCGCCGCTGGTGGTGTTCA
This region includes:
- a CDS encoding DUF1993 domain-containing protein, with protein sequence MDERPADLPLDEGVALTLHAASVPVFLHYLERLDALVTLAERHEAGRAAGASLLHAALAEGMFAFAQQVQIAAGFAVRACCPLLDIEPPQLAGGDGSWHQLHARIGAVRAFLAAIDAERMNASARRELSTVAGRASPSFNGADFVLRYVLPNFFFHLAMAYAILRKEGLPVGKQDFDGYHAYPAGFSFL